From the Acidobacteriota bacterium genome, one window contains:
- a CDS encoding phosphotransferase produces MLPFFDYCRQTYEQVFRIPAPAEDPWEIGHGGSRRSFFRLGQPPRSLVGMLSDTPPADNRGITENDSFLYIALCLSQAGAPVPRVFAADRARGWFVMEDVGETLLYHEVQRLGRGLAIKALYRLAVDDLVWMHVKASPGFDSSRTHNPDYRRDFVRRHESGYFQQAFLQDILQWDPVPLSLDLDRLADAVDTLWTPHFLYRDFQSQNIAVQGSRLRYLDFQGGRRGPRQYDLASLVYDPYVVLDAELQAYLVDRYVERARALEPGFDGKRFRADFPIVAVHRLMQALGAYGYLTRTAGKSYFYQFIPGGVHLLGRLLGQYPELETFPVLAETIRRLVREVGWKL; encoded by the coding sequence ATGCTGCCTTTTTTTGATTATTGTCGTCAGACTTACGAACAGGTGTTTCGCATTCCGGCGCCGGCGGAGGACCCCTGGGAGATTGGCCATGGCGGCTCGCGGCGCTCGTTTTTCCGCCTGGGCCAACCGCCCCGCAGCCTCGTGGGAATGCTCAGCGACACGCCGCCGGCCGACAACCGGGGCATCACCGAGAACGACTCCTTTCTGTATATCGCCCTCTGTCTGTCGCAGGCCGGCGCGCCGGTACCGCGCGTGTTCGCCGCCGACCGCGCTCGCGGCTGGTTCGTCATGGAGGATGTGGGGGAAACCCTCCTCTATCACGAGGTCCAACGCCTGGGGCGCGGTCTGGCGATCAAGGCATTGTACCGGTTGGCCGTGGACGACCTGGTCTGGATGCACGTCAAGGCTTCGCCCGGTTTTGACTCCAGCCGCACCCACAACCCGGACTACCGGCGTGACTTTGTCCGGCGACATGAATCGGGCTACTTCCAGCAGGCGTTCCTGCAAGACATTCTCCAGTGGGATCCGGTTCCGCTGAGCCTGGACCTGGACCGTCTGGCGGACGCGGTGGACACCCTCTGGACGCCGCACTTCCTCTACCGGGATTTCCAGAGCCAGAACATCGCCGTTCAAGGATCCCGGCTGCGCTACCTCGACTTTCAGGGCGGGCGACGCGGCCCGCGCCAGTACGATCTGGCCTCGCTGGTGTACGACCCGTATGTGGTGCTGGACGCCGAACTGCAGGCGTATCTCGTGGACCGCTACGTGGAGCGGGCCCGCGCCCTGGAGCCGGGCTTCGACGGAAAACGCTTCCGGGCGGATTTTCCCATCGTGGCCGTCCACCGGCTGATGCAGGCGCTGGGCGCCTACGGCTATCTCACCCGCACCGCCGGCAAAAGCTATTTCTACCAGTTCATCCCCGGCGGGGTGCACCTGCTGGGCCGGCTGCTGGGTCAGTATCCGGAGTTAGAGACCTTTCCGGTCCTGGCCGAAACCATCCGCCGCCTGGTGCGCGAGGTGGGTTGGAAGCTGTGA